One Clavelina lepadiformis chromosome 1, kaClaLepa1.1, whole genome shotgun sequence genomic region harbors:
- the LOC143461594 gene encoding uncharacterized protein LOC143461594, whose product MKMLLILVIACLFQAILSQNDYDGNVCQCTAQNPSCNYFCPCKDTPNWYCDTQEQLCNNTKTTFDFDKTCSIGNNVSAIQGRFSYQIVDGHIEWSLQNGVTLGENLLSSYRLHFYEYTDEDGFDKARYHPIVECMNKPLVMSRGTRSNFVGNCPLGKCRDRTAVFTSHESYPTHFWQLHFNRHDCTNQIFKCSNELSLENYLKAILEKNEESCYFNFTQDEIRTYDGTQNNTGSLQGFFKRNVYRLSSVTTLDWSTNKSEVVIDGAACDPIPCIPVKEVIGNGTVEDFYSHTFPGDNPVCMPWTDLVNPNDTGIICIEPKVNDSFVPDNNRSGNLSSDVKFAVILGSAIAGVLALALVILLLCFGIKRLETTSKKHGPKLDIFDQGRQTMQFASDKEAHPDIFEDQIAAICDPAPRRPTSANSNDKMEFSANNKENDFFILNDLSKAGSHSDVTLSSISFVVEDRNASANTDQTCDDISALHPEDHYAEKWENKSDQGEEAPSIAPAYLEKGSLSSDEEEIPDRYMDKGCVSSEDDDLSVNCYWERNEKDSENESTTDLDTPLKDSEVIDDDTCFVRKHLTDDFHLKQTSRVIVEEHPPHQKFSRIDHPWSIRTNNNYEVTFAE is encoded by the exons ATGAAGATGCTACTGATTTTAGTTATAGCATGCCTGTTTCAAGCCATTTTGAGCCAAAATGATTATGATGGAAACGTTTGCCAATGTACAGCACAAAACCCGTCATGCAATTATTTTTGTCCATGTAAAGATACGCCAAATTGGTATTGCGACACACAGGAACAGTTGT GTAACAATACCAAGACGACATTTGACTttgataaaacatgttcaatcGGCAACAATGTATCCGCAATCCAAGGGAGATTTAGTTACCAAATTGTGGACGGACACATAGAATGGTCCCTTCAAAACGGTGTTACCCTTGGTGAAAACTTGCTATCTAGTTACCGCCTTCACTTCTATGAATATACTGACGAAGACGGTTTCGATAAAGCAAG ATATCATCCGATCGTCGAGTGCATGAACAAACCGCTGGTGATGAGCCGTGGTACCCGCTCAAATTTCGTGGGTAATTGCCCATTGGGCAAATGCCGAGACAGAACAGCTGTGTTTACATCCCATGAATCTTATCCGACCCACTTTTGGCAATTGCATTTCAATAGACATGACTGCACAA ACCAGATATTCAAATGCAGTAATGAGCTCAGCcttgaaaattatttgaaagcaattttggaaaagaacgaAGAGTcttgttattttaatttcactCAAG ATGAAATTAGAACGTACGACGGAACTCAAAATAACACCGGCTCCTTGCAAGGGTTCTTCAAACGTAACGTTTACAGGCTGTCAAGTGTAACTACTCTAGATTGGTCTACAAACAAAAGTGAAGTTGTAATCGATGGTGCTGCTTGCGATCCTATTCCGTGCATACCAGTTAAAGAAGTCATAGGAAATGGCACCGTCGAAGATTTTTACTCCCATACATTTCCAGGCGATAATCCAGTGTGCATGCCTTGGACTGACCTAGTTAACCCAAACGACACTGGTATCATTTGTATTGAACCTAAAG TGAACGATTCCTTTGTTCCTGATAATAACCGTTCTGGAAACCTATCGAGCGATGTGAAGTTTGCCGTGATTCTAGGGTCTGCCATTGCTGGTGTGCTTGCTTTAGCACTGGTGATCCTTCTGTTGTGTTTTGGCATCAAACGATTAGAGACAACCAGCAAGAAACACGGCCCGAAG TTAGATATATTTGACCAAGGTCGACAAACAATGCAGTTTGCGAGTGACAAAGAAGCACACCCTGACATTTTTG AAGACCAGATAGCAGCCATCTGCGATCCTGCCCCCCGGAGGCCAACTTCAGCCAACAGCAATGACAAAATGGAATTCTCtgcaaacaacaaagaaaacgaTTTCTTTATCCTAAATGATTTGTCTAAAGCTGGATCTCATTCGGATGTCACTTTATCAAGTATCAGCTTCGTTGTGGAAGATCGCAACGCCAGCGCGAATACGGATCAAACATGCGATGATATTTCGGCTCTTCATCCAGAAGATCATTACGCAGAGAAGTGGGAGAACAAATCGGATCAAGGAGAAGAAGCTCCATCAATCGCACCCGCTTATCTTGAGAAGGGAAGTTTATCATCCGATGAAGAAGAAATCCCTGATCGTTACATGGATAAGGGATGCGTGTCCTCGGAAGACGACGATCTTAGCGTCAATTGTTACTGGGAGAGGAATGAGAAAGACAGCGAGAATGAATCCACGACAGATTTGGACACACCATTGAAAGATTCGGAAGTCATTGATGACGATACATGTTTCGTTCGTAAACATCTGACTGACGATTTTCACCTGAAACAAACATCCCGGGTGATAGTCGAAGAACATCCTCCTCATCAAAAATTTTCGCGTATTGATCATCCTTGGAGTATTAGGACGAATAATAATTACGAGGTAACATTTGCTGAATAG